In Populus nigra chromosome 1, ddPopNigr1.1, whole genome shotgun sequence, one genomic interval encodes:
- the LOC133691144 gene encoding uncharacterized protein LOC133691144 has protein sequence MAALLESLTVPPPTFPKPKPTTTTPLSAFASPIHRRSLRLPHVKGLKLSFNSSTINRSTGSFVTLTSSRLSRGGRIVCEAQETAVEVASVTDATWKSVVLESESPVLVEFWAPWCGPCRMIHPIIDELATQYTGKLKCYKVNTDDCPSIATQYGIRSIPTVIIFKNGEKKEAIIGAVPKTTLTTTIEKFL, from the exons ATGGCTGCTCTTCTTGAATCCCTCACCGTTCCTCCTCCCACCttccctaaacctaaacctactACTACCACACCTCTCTCCGCTTTTGCTTCACCTATTCACCGGAGATCCCTTCGTTTACCACACGTCAAAGGCCTCAAGCTCTCCTTTAATTCGTCGACTATAAACCGCTCTACTGGATCGTTCGTGACTCTCACCAGTTCCAGACTCTCTCGTGGTGGACGGATTGTTTGTGAGGCGCAGGAGACTGCTGTCGAAG TGGCTTCTGTAACGGATGCAACATGGAAGTCAGTGGTGCTCGAATCGGAATCCCCTGTGCTGGTTGAATTCTGGGCCCCATGGTGTGGTCCGTGCCGGATGATTCACCCTATAATCGATGAACTGGCCACGCAATATACTGGTAAGCTCAAATGTTACAAAGTTAACACTGATGATTGCCCTTCCATTGCAACCCAATATGGGATTCGAAGCATTCCCACTGTTATCATCTTTAAAAATGGTGAGAAGAAAGAGGCGATTATCGGTGCTGTTCCCAAAACTACCTTAACCACCACCATTGAGAAATTCTTGTAA